In Gossypium raimondii isolate GPD5lz chromosome 12, ASM2569854v1, whole genome shotgun sequence, a single window of DNA contains:
- the LOC105763428 gene encoding 5'-3' exoribonuclease 3 → MGHIAANCEGKANRKEGEFDEKADGKAVARKPYQFLNIWTLREYLEYEMRIPNPPFEIDLEHIVDDFIFICFFVGNDFLPHMPTLEIREDAINLLMAVYKKEFRSFGGYLTDGSKPNLSRVEHFIQAVGSYEDKIFNKRAQLHQTFSSMIPKLSSKLAKCW, encoded by the exons ATGGGCCATATAGCAGCAAATTGTGAAGGAAAGGCAAATAGGAAGGAAGGAGAATTTGATGAGAAAGCTGATGGAAAAGCTGTGGCCAGAAAGCCATATCAA TTCTTGAACATATGGACCCTTAGGGAGTATCTGGAATATGAGATGAGAATCCCAAATCCTCCTTTTGAAATTGACTTGGAACACATTGTGGATGATTTTATATTCATATGCTTCTTTGTTGGCAATGATTTCTTACCTCATATGCCTACACTCGAGATTCGTGAG GATGCAATCAACTTGTTAATGGCAGTATACAAGAAGGAATTTAGATCATTTGGTGGTTATTTGACTGATGGAAGCAAG CCTAATTTGAGCAGGGTAGAGCATTTTATCCAAGCTGTGGGGTCCTATGAAgataaaatattcaacaaaagaGCACAGTTGCATCAG ACTTTCAGCAGCATGATCCCAAAGTTGTCAAGCAAATTAGCCAAATGCTGGTGA